A DNA window from Paenibacillus andongensis contains the following coding sequences:
- a CDS encoding carbohydrate ABC transporter permease, with amino-acid sequence MKTKSKMWKRNLFIASFIIPTFLFFCVFTIYPVIQALQKSFYDWSGMSENSTFIGFDNFVELFKDPIVLRAIGNDYFLVVGKVIGIMILATFFAVALTRFKLRGSGFFRAIFFIPNVISVVVIGVLWNFIYNPQIGFLNAFLSLFTGNKVDITWLGFPQHTIWMLLPPTIWAGIGFYMILMIAAIVNIPASYYEAANIDGAGQWSQFRHITMPLIWEQIKVSIVNIVITTLNGSFVIVQLMTNGGQPDNTTQVMGSYLYRMAFQQYHFGYGAAIGVMILVVSLITTLVLQRIMRQETIEMH; translated from the coding sequence ATGAAGACCAAGTCGAAAATGTGGAAACGGAATTTGTTCATCGCTTCATTCATCATTCCGACTTTTCTTTTCTTCTGTGTGTTTACGATATACCCTGTTATACAGGCTTTGCAGAAGTCATTCTATGATTGGTCTGGAATGTCAGAGAATAGCACGTTTATTGGGTTTGATAATTTCGTGGAATTATTTAAGGATCCCATTGTACTTAGAGCCATCGGGAATGATTATTTTTTAGTCGTAGGTAAAGTCATTGGCATTATGATTCTGGCGACGTTCTTCGCTGTTGCACTAACACGATTCAAACTGAGAGGCTCAGGCTTCTTCCGCGCCATATTCTTTATCCCGAATGTTATCTCAGTTGTTGTTATTGGTGTGCTCTGGAACTTCATCTATAATCCGCAAATTGGATTCCTGAATGCGTTCTTGTCTTTATTCACAGGAAATAAAGTCGATATTACTTGGTTAGGATTTCCACAGCATACGATCTGGATGCTATTACCCCCAACGATTTGGGCTGGTATCGGCTTCTATATGATCTTGATGATTGCTGCAATCGTGAATATTCCTGCTTCCTACTATGAAGCAGCTAATATAGACGGAGCTGGTCAATGGTCGCAATTCCGTCACATTACTATGCCGCTCATCTGGGAGCAAATTAAGGTTTCTATTGTTAACATTGTCATTACGACACTCAATGGATCATTCGTCATTGTTCAATTAATGACAAATGGCGGACAGCCTGATAATACGACCCAAGTTATGGGATCATATCTGTATCGGATGGCTTTTCAACAATATCATTTCGGTTATGGAGCAGCCATCGGTGTCATGATTTTAGTCGTTTCACTGATTACTACCCTTGTCCTGCAGCGCATCATGCGCCAAGAAACCATCGAAATGCATTAA
- a CDS encoding PRD domain-containing protein yields MIERTIIHVLSHNVVMAHLTSGKNSIAFGKGIGFKKTPGMLISEGEITQEFLLHTSEVLKNYEQILNAVDLKIIGITEEVIAYAQSMLEGDFSETIHASLVDHINFAVERQKRGIFITNPFAYEIGYMYPEEYKVAKKSVDFLNTHLDVKLPEDEVAFLAMHFNGARKKEQASDSLAVVRVVSQTIESAKELGFNFDDSFSTLRFISHLKGVIERVKQKKTLQNSLLEKIKEEYGDTYVKAKVLSLMLSDSLQLEVPDDETGYLTMHLERLLQRTEA; encoded by the coding sequence ATGATTGAACGGACGATCATTCATGTACTGTCACACAATGTGGTGATGGCACATTTGACATCAGGGAAAAATTCCATTGCTTTCGGTAAAGGAATTGGATTCAAAAAAACGCCAGGAATGCTCATTAGCGAAGGCGAAATTACACAAGAATTTCTTCTGCATACATCCGAAGTTCTTAAAAACTACGAACAAATTCTGAATGCGGTTGATTTGAAAATTATCGGGATTACGGAGGAAGTCATCGCTTATGCGCAAAGCATGCTGGAAGGCGATTTCTCCGAAACGATTCACGCCTCGCTGGTTGATCACATTAACTTTGCTGTTGAGCGACAAAAACGCGGCATTTTCATCACAAATCCATTCGCTTATGAAATTGGGTATATGTATCCGGAGGAATACAAAGTAGCCAAGAAGTCCGTAGATTTCCTTAATACTCATTTGGATGTGAAATTGCCGGAAGATGAAGTTGCCTTCTTAGCCATGCATTTCAATGGTGCACGTAAAAAAGAGCAAGCTTCTGATTCCTTAGCGGTAGTCAGAGTAGTGTCACAGACGATCGAATCCGCCAAAGAATTAGGTTTTAATTTCGATGATTCGTTCTCAACGCTGCGGTTCATTAGTCACTTAAAAGGTGTGATTGAACGGGTCAAACAAAAAAAGACGCTCCAGAACTCGCTGCTTGAAAAGATTAAAGAGGAGTATGGAGACACATATGTAAAGGCGAAGGTGTTATCTCTGATGCTGAGTGATTCTCTTCAATTAGAAGTGCCTGACGATGAAACGGGTTACTTGACGATGCATCTGGAAAGACTGCTGCAACGTACAGAAGCATAG
- a CDS encoding ABC transporter ATP-binding protein, with protein sequence MIEVRQLSKFYQVHEREPGFMASLKSLFHRKFRTVKAVDDVSFSIPEGEIVAFLGPNGAGKTTTMKVLTGLLHPSAGEVSVGGFVPFQQKKEFKKQISLVMGQKSQLIWDIPAAETFLVNKVIYEIPDREYEETLGDLVQLLQLEEVIRKPVRQLSLGERMKCELAAALLHRPRIVFLDEPTIGLDVNMQEVMRRFIQDYSRKYKATILLTSHYMADVTALCERVLVIGKGRLLYDGAISQLVDKYAPNKRVRLQLAERVRESELIAVTQGLGTLFHYEFPNVELDVPREQVSELSARLLTHLTVLDLTIEDPSMESVIAQAFEAGTEGGS encoded by the coding sequence ATGATTGAGGTTCGTCAGCTTAGCAAATTTTATCAAGTACATGAGCGAGAGCCTGGCTTCATGGCTTCTTTGAAAAGCCTGTTTCACCGCAAGTTCCGCACCGTCAAAGCGGTAGATGATGTTTCCTTTTCCATACCCGAAGGTGAAATTGTGGCTTTTCTGGGTCCGAATGGGGCTGGCAAGACGACTACGATGAAGGTTTTAACCGGACTGCTGCATCCTTCAGCTGGTGAAGTGAGTGTTGGCGGTTTTGTTCCTTTTCAGCAAAAGAAAGAATTTAAGAAGCAGATTTCGCTCGTCATGGGACAGAAAAGTCAGCTCATCTGGGACATTCCTGCAGCGGAAACGTTTCTCGTTAATAAAGTCATTTATGAGATACCTGATCGGGAGTATGAAGAAACCTTAGGAGACTTGGTGCAGCTGCTCCAGTTGGAAGAAGTCATCCGCAAGCCGGTTAGACAGCTTTCGCTGGGGGAGCGGATGAAGTGTGAACTGGCAGCGGCGCTGCTGCATCGCCCGCGCATTGTATTTCTCGATGAGCCGACGATTGGCCTGGATGTGAATATGCAGGAAGTGATGCGCCGATTCATACAGGATTACAGCCGTAAATATAAGGCGACCATCTTACTGACAAGTCACTATATGGCGGATGTTACGGCGTTATGTGAGCGAGTGCTGGTGATTGGAAAAGGTCGTCTCCTATATGATGGTGCAATTTCCCAACTAGTTGATAAGTATGCGCCTAATAAGCGTGTTCGTCTGCAATTGGCTGAGCGGGTAAGGGAGTCAGAGCTAATCGCTGTAACCCAAGGGTTAGGGACGTTATTTCATTATGAGTTTCCTAATGTGGAATTAGACGTGCCGAGAGAGCAAGTTTCTGAACTTTCAGCCCGATTATTAACCCATTTGACGGTATTGGATTTGACCATTGAAGATCCTTCCATGGAATCGGTGATCGCACAAGCGTTTGAAGCGGGTACCGAAGGGGGAAGTTAG
- a CDS encoding ABC transporter permease — translation MIKYIRLFREFMRACLVEEFEYRANFAANLLSTFFWLFMAILTVQLYFYRTQEIGGWGFYEVLVLLGIFNAVHGFIEFILQPNMSRLVSHIRKGTLDFILTKPVDSQFYISFRHLVFWRVSDIMLGFGLTAFALWELDAIPSIAGIVRFVIVFLASLVVVYSLWMGMMMFSFWAVKVDNLSYLFSSFFETARFPVSVYKGLLRFTLTYIFPIAFITTFPAAALIGRISGWQVVWSVGIAVVCFGLTRALWKIALRHYTSASS, via the coding sequence GTGATCAAATACATACGACTATTTAGGGAGTTTATGCGGGCATGCCTAGTCGAAGAGTTCGAGTATAGAGCTAATTTTGCCGCAAATCTCCTATCCACTTTTTTTTGGCTATTCATGGCAATCTTGACCGTTCAATTATACTTTTATCGTACACAGGAAATTGGCGGCTGGGGTTTCTATGAGGTGTTAGTGCTTCTAGGTATTTTTAACGCGGTACACGGTTTTATTGAATTTATCCTGCAGCCGAATATGTCTCGACTTGTCAGTCATATCCGTAAAGGGACATTGGATTTCATCCTGACGAAACCGGTTGACAGCCAATTTTACATTAGCTTTAGACATCTAGTTTTCTGGCGAGTATCCGATATTATGTTAGGTTTCGGCTTGACGGCTTTCGCACTTTGGGAGTTGGACGCAATTCCTAGTATTGCGGGGATTGTACGCTTTGTCATTGTTTTCCTTGCATCATTGGTAGTTGTCTATTCGCTTTGGATGGGCATGATGATGTTCTCGTTCTGGGCTGTTAAAGTAGATAACTTGTCTTATTTATTTAGTTCGTTTTTTGAAACGGCACGGTTTCCAGTTTCGGTTTATAAAGGATTATTACGATTCACCTTAACTTATATATTTCCGATTGCTTTTATAACAACATTCCCAGCTGCTGCGCTCATTGGTCGAATTAGCGGATGGCAAGTTGTTTGGAGTGTTGGGATTGCAGTGGTTTGTTTCGGATTGACGAGGGCATTATGGAAGATTGCTTTGCGCCATTATACTAGTGCGAGTAGTTGA
- a CDS encoding quinone-dependent dihydroorotate dehydrogenase — MLYKKLGKPILFRMDPEKAHHLTIDGLSAVVSFPGGKQLLKSMYGVPNSPLLAQQLWGIQFANPIGLAAGLDKNAKAVKGFSQLGFGFMEVGTITPKPQPGNELPRLFRLPEDKALINRMGFNNVGTEVMAKNLMKTGKRDIPVAINIGKNKTTPNEQAEEDYRACIRELYTYGDFFVVNISSPNTPDLRNLQHGSDLKRLLDAVTTEMQLQQKKNGHSGKPVLVKIAPDLTDEELELTVQTIKIHSGISGIIATNTTLSRQGLVHPNREQAGGLSGKPLTQRTTEVIRRVYQLTEGKLPIIGSGGIFTAQDAYDKIRAGASLVEVYTGFIYEGPGMLASLNKGLQDLLRRDGYTHISEAIGADHH; from the coding sequence ATGCTGTATAAGAAGTTAGGAAAACCAATCTTGTTCCGAATGGATCCGGAGAAGGCACATCATCTTACGATTGACGGGCTAAGTGCAGTAGTGAGCTTTCCAGGTGGGAAACAACTGCTCAAATCCATGTATGGAGTGCCCAATTCACCACTCTTGGCCCAACAATTATGGGGAATACAATTCGCAAATCCAATAGGTTTGGCAGCTGGTTTAGATAAAAATGCTAAGGCTGTTAAGGGATTCTCACAACTAGGCTTTGGTTTCATGGAAGTAGGCACAATTACACCAAAGCCGCAACCGGGCAACGAGCTGCCGCGGCTATTTCGTCTTCCGGAAGACAAAGCGCTTATCAACCGAATGGGCTTTAATAATGTAGGTACAGAAGTGATGGCCAAAAACTTGATGAAGACAGGTAAACGGGACATCCCTGTAGCTATTAACATAGGTAAAAATAAGACGACACCGAATGAACAGGCTGAAGAGGATTATCGAGCTTGTATTCGGGAGTTATATACATATGGTGATTTCTTTGTAGTGAATATTAGCTCACCAAATACACCGGATTTGCGTAATTTACAGCATGGGAGTGATTTGAAGCGATTACTAGATGCAGTTACAACAGAAATGCAGCTTCAACAGAAGAAGAATGGTCATTCGGGTAAACCTGTTTTGGTTAAAATTGCGCCGGATCTCACGGATGAAGAGCTTGAATTAACCGTGCAGACGATTAAGATTCACAGTGGTATCTCTGGGATTATCGCAACGAACACAACGCTCAGCAGACAAGGGCTGGTACACCCAAACCGTGAGCAAGCAGGCGGACTAAGCGGGAAGCCTCTAACACAGCGAACAACAGAAGTCATTAGACGTGTCTATCAATTGACGGAAGGCAAGCTGCCGATCATTGGGTCAGGTGGAATATTTACTGCGCAAGATGCTTATGACAAAATAAGGGCAGGAGCAAGTTTAGTTGAAGTGTATACGGGCTTTATTTATGAAGGACCCGGCATGCTTGCTAGCTTGAATAAAGGCCTACAAGATTTGCTGAGAAGAGATGGTTATACACATATTTCCGAGGCAATCGGCGCAGATCATCATTGA
- a CDS encoding thioredoxin family protein has product MKKLLIYLGIVIVLFGGLYFVNQQSTKTSDKANAGNPYGVAASKLNPETVKQLNDPNYQNLILPKDLDQRLKNKETFFQYYYASTCPHCKITTPVLVPMEKELGIDVKQFNLEEFKDGWQKYKIESTPTLVYYKNGVEVERIVGGVPESGSTGGNTPETFKAFFQKYKG; this is encoded by the coding sequence ATGAAGAAGCTGCTTATTTATCTAGGCATTGTTATTGTATTATTTGGAGGATTATATTTCGTTAATCAGCAGTCTACCAAAACTTCGGACAAAGCTAATGCTGGCAATCCCTATGGCGTTGCCGCATCCAAATTAAATCCGGAAACAGTGAAGCAATTAAATGATCCAAACTACCAAAATCTCATTCTACCGAAGGATTTGGATCAAAGACTGAAGAACAAAGAAACATTTTTTCAATATTATTACGCTTCGACCTGTCCACATTGTAAAATAACAACACCAGTTCTTGTTCCTATGGAAAAAGAGCTAGGTATTGATGTCAAACAGTTCAACTTGGAAGAATTCAAAGATGGCTGGCAGAAATATAAAATCGAATCCACACCTACACTCGTCTACTACAAAAATGGTGTAGAAGTCGAACGCATTGTTGGCGGTGTTCCGGAATCCGGTTCAACTGGCGGTAACACGCCTGAGACATTCAAAGCCTTTTTCCAAAAATATAAAGGTTAA
- a CDS encoding GTP pyrophosphokinase has translation MDGRDWKKFLLPYEQAVEELKVKFKTLRGELKSREEYAPIEFVTGRVKKISSVLEKAKRLSVPMDQLESGIEDIAGIRIMCQFVEDIDRLAELIRSRQDMNVVYEKDYITNKKPSGYRSFHIIIEYPVQTALGMKRILAEVQIRTLAMNFWATIEHSLNYKYKEQLPAEVRARLSKAAEAAYLLDQEMSSIRGEIVASQKMFEDNSNLVNIVLNNIQELYFYHRVREAAQFQLRFNEIWETEEGLSDLSSDIEAAIARAKKGDNT, from the coding sequence ATGGATGGACGAGATTGGAAGAAATTTCTTCTGCCTTATGAACAAGCGGTAGAGGAGCTTAAAGTAAAATTCAAGACACTGCGTGGCGAACTCAAGAGTAGAGAAGAGTATGCACCTATTGAATTCGTAACGGGACGTGTCAAAAAGATATCAAGTGTGCTGGAGAAAGCGAAGCGCTTGAGTGTCCCGATGGATCAATTAGAGTCGGGGATCGAGGATATCGCTGGGATTCGGATTATGTGTCAGTTTGTAGAAGACATTGATCGTTTGGCCGAGCTGATTCGAAGCAGACAGGATATGAATGTAGTCTATGAAAAAGATTATATTACTAATAAAAAACCTAGCGGCTATCGCAGCTTTCATATTATTATTGAATATCCCGTTCAAACCGCTCTAGGTATGAAACGAATATTAGCTGAGGTGCAGATTCGGACACTCGCCATGAATTTCTGGGCGACGATCGAGCATTCTTTGAATTATAAATATAAAGAACAATTGCCAGCTGAGGTTAGAGCCCGCCTTAGTAAAGCAGCCGAGGCTGCTTATCTGTTGGATCAGGAAATGTCCAGTATTCGTGGCGAGATTGTTGCGTCTCAGAAGATGTTTGAGGATAACTCGAATTTGGTAAATATCGTACTCAATAACATTCAGGAACTTTATTTCTATCATCGAGTTCGGGAAGCCGCTCAATTTCAACTTAGGTTTAACGAGATATGGGAGACGGAAGAAGGTTTGAGTGATCTGTCATCCGATATTGAGGCCGCGATCGCCAGAGCGAAAAAAGGAGACAATACCTGA
- a CDS encoding DUF309 domain-containing protein: MSTYDRLYVAYLYYFNDQRDYFECHEVMEELWLEEGRSPLYQGLLQVAVGLYHHANGNVSGSIKLFSAGLDKLAPYPAHTLGIDLERLIRDSGEYLTKLLQIENEPFTPYDLDIHILDDELSELLAEVKLHPPQHAEEDSHD; the protein is encoded by the coding sequence ATGAGTACCTACGATCGATTATATGTAGCTTACTTATACTATTTCAATGATCAACGAGATTATTTCGAATGTCATGAAGTGATGGAGGAGCTTTGGCTGGAGGAAGGCCGAAGCCCGTTATACCAAGGTCTACTGCAGGTTGCAGTGGGCCTTTATCATCATGCCAATGGAAACGTAAGCGGTTCCATCAAGCTCTTTAGCGCCGGACTGGACAAGTTAGCACCATACCCTGCACATACGCTTGGCATTGATTTGGAAAGATTGATCCGAGATAGTGGGGAGTACTTAACGAAGCTGCTGCAAATCGAGAATGAACCGTTTACCCCGTATGATTTGGACATTCATATTTTAGATGATGAATTGAGTGAGCTTCTTGCGGAAGTGAAACTGCATCCACCCCAGCATGCAGAGGAGGATAGCCATGATTGA
- a CDS encoding carbohydrate ABC transporter permease has translation MIIKSPLAKMSVGIILLIWSVAVLYPLIWTLLDALKNNEQFFLNAPWALPKFPLLWSNFSYVWSKYNFSTYFMNSIIVTVGSTLLGMILAAMTAYILARYDFKGNKILLTIYISSMMIPFALALIPLFFLLNDLHLINTWLGLILVYAALNLPFGIFLLVGFYKSLPKEIEEAAIIDGTSHYGTFFRVMLPLSQPGLITVMITNMLNNWNEYFLGVVLTNEPTKYTLPIGLAVMQAEMQYRVEWGPLFAGLLITTLPTLIVYMIFQRQIASGITAGAVK, from the coding sequence ATGATCATCAAAAGCCCGTTAGCCAAAATGTCTGTCGGGATCATTCTTCTTATTTGGAGCGTAGCCGTCCTGTATCCTTTGATTTGGACACTGCTTGATGCGCTCAAAAATAATGAACAATTTTTCTTAAATGCCCCGTGGGCACTGCCTAAATTTCCGCTGCTTTGGTCAAACTTCTCCTATGTTTGGAGCAAATATAATTTTAGCACCTATTTCATGAACTCCATTATTGTCACGGTTGGAAGTACTCTTTTGGGTATGATCCTTGCAGCAATGACAGCCTATATCCTGGCTAGGTATGATTTTAAGGGGAACAAAATCCTCTTAACGATCTACATCTCGTCCATGATGATACCGTTCGCGTTAGCACTCATTCCATTGTTCTTCTTATTAAATGATTTGCACTTAATCAATACATGGTTAGGATTAATTTTGGTCTATGCGGCACTCAACCTCCCTTTTGGAATTTTCTTACTTGTAGGGTTCTATAAATCCCTGCCCAAAGAAATTGAAGAAGCGGCGATTATTGACGGGACCTCCCATTACGGTACGTTCTTCCGTGTTATGCTGCCTTTGTCTCAACCGGGTCTCATTACGGTGATGATTACGAACATGCTAAATAACTGGAACGAGTACTTCCTAGGGGTTGTCTTGACCAATGAACCAACCAAGTACACGCTTCCAATCGGCCTAGCTGTTATGCAAGCAGAAATGCAGTATAGAGTTGAGTGGGGACCGTTATTCGCAGGCCTGCTTATAACGACACTTCCAACGTTGATTGTGTATATGATCTTTCAGCGTCAAATCGCAAGTGGCATTACTGCAGGTGCTGTGAAATAA
- a CDS encoding ABC transporter permease, translated as MKALALFWQKYRILLRVEWAVMFAYRSESLIWMIGAFIQPLVSMAVWLSISDNNSIGGYTAHDYMVYFLGVLLVDRLTSTWDVWELDASIQDGSLSTKIVRPFHPVHWSISQNLVYKLFFAVLLIPAWAIAAAFVPMLRLTISLEIIILSFFAIVLSSAVRFLIGFEFGLMAFWTNRATAIYSLYEGIHLFLAGRLAPLSMFPSWVEKMAAWLPFYGTVGFPVELLTGKLELGSSAIFHNFAIQLIWLIVLLVTFRFMWRQGMKKYGAVGG; from the coding sequence ATGAAGGCGTTAGCTTTATTTTGGCAAAAATATCGGATACTGCTTCGAGTTGAATGGGCAGTTATGTTTGCCTATCGAAGTGAATCGCTCATTTGGATGATAGGAGCATTCATTCAACCTTTGGTCAGTATGGCTGTTTGGCTTTCGATAAGCGATAACAATTCCATTGGAGGATATACCGCACATGATTATATGGTGTATTTTCTGGGAGTACTTCTTGTAGATCGATTAACGAGTACATGGGATGTGTGGGAGCTGGATGCCAGTATTCAGGACGGGTCGCTCTCCACCAAGATCGTACGTCCCTTCCATCCGGTTCATTGGAGTATCTCTCAAAACCTCGTATATAAGCTGTTTTTTGCTGTTCTGCTAATCCCCGCATGGGCGATAGCTGCTGCGTTTGTACCTATGCTCAGGTTGACTATTTCCCTGGAAATAATTATACTTTCGTTCTTCGCTATTGTGCTTTCCTCTGCAGTCCGCTTTCTAATCGGTTTCGAGTTTGGTTTGATGGCTTTTTGGACGAACAGGGCAACTGCGATCTATAGTTTATATGAGGGTATTCATTTGTTTCTTGCTGGTCGGTTAGCCCCGCTGAGTATGTTTCCTTCTTGGGTTGAAAAAATGGCAGCCTGGCTGCCTTTCTATGGAACCGTCGGGTTTCCAGTTGAGCTGCTAACAGGCAAGCTTGAGCTAGGATCGTCCGCTATATTTCACAATTTTGCGATACAGCTTATTTGGCTTATTGTCCTTCTTGTAACGTTTCGGTTCATGTGGAGGCAAGGGATGAAGAAGTATGGCGCTGTGGGCGGATGA
- a CDS encoding PTS transporter subunit EIIC, with protein MRAMYILQKIGRSLMIPIAVLPAASILLRIGKMTFSDPFLMQVAQIFELGGSAIFDNLPFIFAIGIAIGLTSGDGIAALAAAVGYLVFDNVLKHFQVGTDSAERLDMGVLGGMLVGILSATFFNRFQHTRLPKALGFFGGKRFVPLITSLVMVFLGVLMGFIWPPVQKGISVIGLWIVDNGNIGVFIYGIMNRLLIPTGLHHIINNIAWFQIGDYTTPTGKMLHGDISRFFAGDPEAGLFMTGFYPVIMFGLPAAALALSRSSSTNRQFVVPVMLSAALTSFLTGITEPIEFAFMFVAPGLYLIHAVLTGFSMVIMNMLQVKMGFGFSAGFIDFVLSWHQSTNPYWIILVGLGYFFLYYVVFRTYLHFFPFKVPAQDEAAQIETGDAIEAIEEKKEDRPTSILRHIGGVSNIISIDACITRLRLLVNEENLIMDSELKELGAIGVIRLGKGNVHVVFGTESEQIRESIKPLLQKEKSGQA; from the coding sequence ATGAGAGCTATGTATATATTGCAGAAAATAGGACGTTCTTTGATGATTCCAATTGCGGTGCTGCCGGCGGCATCCATTCTTCTTCGTATTGGAAAAATGACGTTTAGCGATCCATTTCTTATGCAGGTGGCTCAGATTTTTGAGTTAGGCGGAAGTGCGATTTTTGATAATTTGCCATTCATCTTTGCTATTGGTATAGCTATTGGACTTACGTCCGGAGACGGGATAGCGGCACTTGCTGCAGCGGTTGGCTATTTAGTGTTCGACAATGTCTTGAAGCATTTTCAAGTAGGGACCGACTCCGCGGAACGACTGGATATGGGGGTTCTAGGCGGCATGCTCGTTGGCATACTATCTGCCACGTTCTTTAACAGGTTCCAACATACACGTCTGCCCAAGGCGCTCGGATTTTTCGGAGGAAAGCGATTCGTTCCGTTAATTACATCTTTGGTCATGGTTTTCCTAGGGGTGTTGATGGGTTTCATCTGGCCTCCAGTTCAGAAGGGCATAAGTGTAATCGGGTTATGGATTGTTGATAATGGGAACATTGGCGTATTTATCTATGGAATAATGAACAGGCTTCTAATTCCAACGGGTTTGCATCATATTATTAATAATATAGCCTGGTTTCAAATCGGAGACTACACCACACCAACGGGTAAAATGCTGCATGGCGATATCTCTCGATTTTTTGCTGGAGATCCAGAAGCGGGACTATTCATGACAGGTTTTTATCCCGTGATCATGTTTGGGCTTCCTGCAGCAGCCTTAGCTTTAAGTAGAAGTTCGTCTACTAACCGTCAGTTTGTTGTTCCTGTGATGCTTAGTGCAGCATTAACCAGCTTCCTTACAGGCATAACAGAGCCAATAGAGTTTGCTTTTATGTTCGTTGCGCCAGGTTTGTATCTGATACATGCCGTTTTAACTGGCTTTTCCATGGTGATTATGAATATGCTTCAGGTGAAAATGGGATTTGGATTCTCAGCCGGATTTATTGATTTCGTTCTTAGCTGGCATCAATCTACGAATCCTTATTGGATTATCCTTGTTGGATTAGGATATTTCTTCCTTTATTATGTTGTATTTCGGACCTATCTGCATTTCTTTCCATTCAAAGTGCCCGCTCAGGACGAAGCAGCTCAGATTGAAACAGGAGATGCTATCGAGGCTATCGAAGAAAAGAAAGAAGACCGTCCAACCAGCATTCTAAGGCATATTGGCGGTGTTTCTAACATTATTTCGATCGATGCTTGCATTACACGACTCCGACTCTTGGTGAATGAAGAGAATCTGATCATGGACAGCGAGCTTAAAGAGCTTGGCGCTATTGGGGTAATCAGACTGGGTAAAGGGAACGTGCACGTCGTTTTTGGTACAGAATCGGAGCAAATTAGAGAAAGTATTAAACCCTTGCTTCAAAAAGAGAAATCAGGACAAGCCTAA